Within the Pirellulales bacterium genome, the region GCTTGCGCATATGATCGAAGAAAAGCGGACATTCTTCCGCACGCTCGACGTGGCCACGACGCAAAGCCTGACCGGCATCGAAGCCGTGGTCGTTTCGCCGATTTTCGATCCGCACGGCGAAGTCGTCGGTGCGGTTTACGGTCAGCGCTATCGCATGATCGGCACCGCCGGCTCGGTGATCGAGCCGCTGGAAGCGCAGCTCGTGCAGCTATTGGCCGCAGCGGTCGGCGCAGGTCTGGCGCGGCAACAGAAAGAAGCCGAGGCCGCCCGATCGCGCGTGCAGTTCGAGCAATTCTTCTCTTCGGCGCTCGCCAATCAATTGCAGGCCGATCCAACCTTGCTCGAAGGGCGCGATCGCGAAGTGACGGCGCTGTTCAGCGACATCCGCAGCTTTTCCGGCCTGTCTGAGCGGCTTTCGCCCGAGGAAACGTGCCGCCTGGTCGGGGACGTGATGGAACGGCTCACGGCGCGGATCGCCGATCATGGCGGCGTGGTCGTCGACTATATCGGCGACGGCCTGTTGGCGATGTGGAACGCCCCGGCGATTCAGCCGGACCACGCGACACTCGCTTGCCGCGCGGCCTTGGCGATGATCGACGAGCTGCCCGCCCTGAACCGCGATTGGCAGGGCATCTTGGGCGCGCCCTTTGGAATCGGCATTGGCATCAACACCGGCGTGGCCCGGGTGGGAAACATCGGCAGCCGGCGGCGTTTCAAATACGGGCCGCTGGGGCATGCCGTGAACCTGGCCAGCCGGCTGGAAGGTTTGACCAAGCAACTGGGGGTCGCCGCGCTTGTCAGCGAGTCGACCTGGAAGAAACTTCATGGCGCTTTTGCGACGCGGCGGCTATGTCGGGTGCGGGTCGTCGGCATCGCCTCGCCGCTGGATGTGTTCGAATTGCATTCCGCCGGCGAAGATCCGCAGTGGAATGCGCGGCGCGATGCGTATGAATCGGCGCTTGCGCAATTCGAAACGGGCCACTGGGCCGACGCCTGCCGCACGCTCTATCCG harbors:
- a CDS encoding adenylate/guanylate cyclase domain-containing protein: MLRITIHNSRQQRELSHAAGPLEFGRVMQGGHDRVVIDDPFVSRDQLRVTEEQGRLHLENLSRHTPIHIAGCGRQLGVTAVEDFDLPLEITVGTTHIRFENMARAEGPTSWQTILQPARVAEATVAPLNLVDEREPLTPERLTQWFETVISVQRAAAGSAEFYEETVKAVVQLIGLDGAQVLLRRGEAWEVVASFARHAGRPLEFSRTALAHMIEEKRTFFRTLDVATTQSLTGIEAVVVSPIFDPHGEVVGAVYGQRYRMIGTAGSVIEPLEAQLVQLLAAAVGAGLARQQKEAEAARSRVQFEQFFSSALANQLQADPTLLEGRDREVTALFSDIRSFSGLSERLSPEETCRLVGDVMERLTARIADHGGVVVDYIGDGLLAMWNAPAIQPDHATLACRAALAMIDELPALNRDWQGILGAPFGIGIGINTGVARVGNIGSRRRFKYGPLGHAVNLASRLEGLTKQLGVAALVSESTWKKLHGAFATRRLCRVRVVGIASPLDVFELHSAGEDPQWNARRDAYESALAQFETGHWADACRTLYPLVAEQPNHYDVPSLTLIGRAVDCLKTRPTKFEPVLDFVHK